The genomic window CTCCGCGTGGGTCCTCGCCGACGGCACCGTCCAACCGATCGGCCGAAAGGACGGCTGTCGCTGCGGGTCCTCGGAGTTCGACGCGCTCTCGAGGTGACGAGGCGACTCGCGGACCGCTGCGTCGCAGTTCAGTCGCGACACGATAGCTAACGGACGGCGGCGGGCGACGACAAAAACGGCGAACGGAGCGGTTAGCGAACCGAATCGAGCAGGAGCTTCTGTTCGACGCGCTTGACCTCGTGTTGGACGTCGCGGACGGCGTCGATGTTCGCGGAGATCGACGTAACGCCTTCCTTGGCGAGGAACTGGACCATCTCGGGCTTGGAGCCGGCCTGCCCGCAGATGCTCGTGTCGACGTCGTGTTCGCGGCAGGTCTCGATGACGTCACCGATCAGCTTCAGGATCGCGGGGTGGAGTTCGTCGAAGCGGTCGGCGACGTGCTCGTTGTTGCGGTCGACCGCGAGCGTGTACTGGGTGAGGTCGTTGGTGCCGAAGGAGGCGAAGTCGATACCCGCCTCGGCCATCTCCTCGACCGACAGCGCCGAGGCCGGCGTCTCGATCATCGCGCCCCAGCGGCGCTTCTCGGGGTCGATTCCGGCCTCTTTCATGAGCGACTTGGCCTGATAGATGTCCTCGGCGTCGTTGACCAGCGGGAACATGATCTCGACGTTGTCGTAGCCCATCTCGTAGAGCCGCCGGAACGCCTCGAGTTCGTGGGCGAAGACGTCGGGGCGGTCGAGCGACCGCCGGATGCCGCGGTACCCCAGCATCGGGTTGTGCTCTTTCGGTTCGTCCTCGCCGCCCTCGAGCTGGCGGAATTCGTCAGTCGGGGCGTCGAGGGTGCGTACGCGGACTGGACGGGGGTAGAACTCGTCGGCGACCCCGCGGATCCCCTCGACGAGCTCCGTGATGTAGGCGTCCTCGCCGTTCTCGTCGATGAACTTCGCGGGCGTCTGGTTCAGCGAGAGAATCATGTGCTCCATGCGGAGCAGTCCGACGCCGTCGGCGCCGGTCGCCGCCGCGCGTTCGGCGGCCTCCGGGATCGAGACGTTGACCTTGACTTCGGTCGCGGTCATGGGCTTGACCGGCGACTGCGGGCGGACCTCCTCGACGGGTTCGGTCTCCTCGTCGGGTTCGACCGCAGAGCCCTCCAACACGGCGCCCTTGTCGCCGTCGAGCGTGACGACCTGCCCGTCCTCTAAGACGGACGTCGCGTTGGTCGTCCCGACGATGGCGGGGACGCCCAGTTCGCGCGAGACGATGGCGGCGTGGCTGGTCATGCCGCCCTCGTCGGTGATGATCCCCGACGCCCGCTTCATCGCGGGGACCATGTCCGGCATCGTCATCTCGGTGACGATGATGTCGCCCTCGCCGACCTTATCGAGGTCGTCGAGTTTCGTGACGATCCGCGCGGCGCCGCTGACGGTGCCCGGACTCGAGCCCAGGCCGTCGACGATGACCTCGCCGGAGGCGTCCGTCCCCGAACTCGAGGACTCGCCGCCGCTGGAAGCCTGAACGCCGCCGCTGCCGTCGGTCAGGCCCTTCGAGACGTCGACGCCGCCGGTCGCCTCGGCGGCAGTTGCACCGCCGTCGCTCTCGTCGATGGTGGTGATCGGGCGGGACTGGAGCATGTAGACGTCGCCCTCGACGATGGCCCACTCGACGTCCTGGGGTTCGTCGTAGTGGTCCTCGACGCGCTCGCCGAGATCCATCAGGGCGCCGATCTCGTCGTCGCTGAGCACTCGCTGGTTGCGCTTGTCCTGCGGGACCTCGGTCTCGACGGTCTCGCCGGTCTCCTCGTCCTTTTCGTGCATCACCTTCTTCTCGGCGACGGTGACGTCGATCGATCGATCCTCGCGCTCGACGACGTAGTTGTCCGGGGAGACGGCTCCGGAGACGACGGCCTCGCCGAGCCCCCAGGCGGCCTCGATGATCATCGTCGGATCGCCCGTCGAGGGGTGGCTCGTGAACATCACGCCGGACTTCTCGGCGTCGACCATCTGCTGGACGACGACCGCGATGTTCACGGCCGAGTGGTCGAAGCCCTGCTCCTGGCGGTAGTAGATCGCTCGTTGGGTGAACAGCGAGGCCCAGCACTCCCGGACGCGATCGAGCAGCGCCTCCTCGGTGACGTTGAGGAACGTCTCCTGTTGGCCCGCGAAGGAGGCGTCGGGCAGGTCCTCGGCCGTCGCCGACGACCGCACCGCGACGAACGCCTCCCCGTCGCCGACCTGTCGGTAGGACTCGAGGATTTCCTCGCGCAGTTCGTCGGGGAACGGCGTCTCGAGGATGAGTTCCTGGGCGC from Haloterrigena sp. KLK7 includes these protein-coding regions:
- the ppsA gene encoding phosphoenolpyruvate synthase, translating into MAVLWLDEISAGDLEKVGGKGASLGELTGAGLPVPPGFVVTAGTYRSFIEEAEIDEELFEAVDVDVDDSSALADAADRAQELILETPFPDELREEILESYRQVGDGEAFVAVRSSATAEDLPDASFAGQQETFLNVTEEALLDRVRECWASLFTQRAIYYRQEQGFDHSAVNIAVVVQQMVDAEKSGVMFTSHPSTGDPTMIIEAAWGLGEAVVSGAVSPDNYVVEREDRSIDVTVAEKKVMHEKDEETGETVETEVPQDKRNQRVLSDDEIGALMDLGERVEDHYDEPQDVEWAIVEGDVYMLQSRPITTIDESDGGATAAEATGGVDVSKGLTDGSGGVQASSGGESSSSGTDASGEVIVDGLGSSPGTVSGAARIVTKLDDLDKVGEGDIIVTEMTMPDMVPAMKRASGIITDEGGMTSHAAIVSRELGVPAIVGTTNATSVLEDGQVVTLDGDKGAVLEGSAVEPDEETEPVEEVRPQSPVKPMTATEVKVNVSIPEAAERAAATGADGVGLLRMEHMILSLNQTPAKFIDENGEDAYITELVEGIRGVADEFYPRPVRVRTLDAPTDEFRQLEGGEDEPKEHNPMLGYRGIRRSLDRPDVFAHELEAFRRLYEMGYDNVEIMFPLVNDAEDIYQAKSLMKEAGIDPEKRRWGAMIETPASALSVEEMAEAGIDFASFGTNDLTQYTLAVDRNNEHVADRFDELHPAILKLIGDVIETCREHDVDTSICGQAGSKPEMVQFLAKEGVTSISANIDAVRDVQHEVKRVEQKLLLDSVR